In the genome of Candidatus Glassbacteria bacterium, the window TTCAGGGACACCGACAGCCGGATAATCGACAAGTGGATGGGTCTGGTCGGCCTGCGGCTGCAGGAGGAATTGCGCGGGGTGTGCTGCTACCCGCTGGAACATTCCGGCGCTCCACGCCAGGGAATCGGCTGTTCCCGCACGTTCCGCAGGGAAATCGGCGATCTGGCGACGATGAGGGAGGCGGTGTCCTCTTTCATCTCCCGCGTCGCCGAAAAATTGCGGTCACAGCGCTCTGCCGCGATGGAGATGTGGATCAGGATCGAGACGAACAGGTTCAGGGAGCGGCCGTACGCCGGCAGCCGGCGGGTACGGTTCCGGCAGGCGACGAACGATACGCGCGAGATGATCCGCGCGGGCCTGGATGCGATGGAGAGTATCTATCACTGGAACCGGCGCTACAAGCGGGCCGGTGTCTGGCTGACCAAAATCATCCCGGAACATTCGATCCAGGGCGACCTGTTCCTGGATGACGATATCAAGCGGCGGCGGCGAGCTATGCGCGCGCTGGACGAGATCAACACAAAGTACGGTATCGGTACGGTCAGTTACCTGTCGTCCGGCCTGATCAAGCTTTCCAATTGGCGCACTACTTTTAACTGCCTCTCGCCCGCCCGTACCACGCGCTGGGACCAGTTGCTGTCGGTCAGGTGTTAGCTCAATCAATGGCGAAAAGCCCGGTGCCCCGCGGTCAGCGGCCGCCCGTGTCCGGCTGCTTGAGGTATTTGCCCAGCATGGCCTCGCAGGTACCGTGGGTGATCTTGTCCAGCGTTTCCCGGGGCAGGCCGAGCTGGGTGATAAAGATATGGTGGGGCAGCCACCAGTTGCGGACGTGGCCCGGAAAACGGCTTTCCAGAGGCTGATAGGCGAACCCGTCGGTGCCGAACATCACCCTGTCCGCGTACTTGATACAGAACTCGCGGTAGGGGGCAATCTCCTCGGGCGTCAGGTGGTCGTACTCGCGAAGGAACATCCCGATGCTGGTTTCCACGTAGATATTGGGGTGGCGGTCCATGATCGCGCTCAGCGAGTCGACGCCCATGAAATTCATGTGGGCCAGCGTCCATTTCAAGTCAGGGTACTCGGCGGCCAGTTCGGTCAGGAAATAATTCAGCAGCTCGCCGTTGCTGTATGAGGCCCGCGCCCAGAACTCCTTTGCCCCTCGTCCGTAGGCATAATGCTGATCTCCCCAGTGTTCGTTGAGATGGAGCAGGATCGGCAGGCCGTTGGCCTGGCACCAGGCGTAAATCTCCCGCCACTCGGGCGAGCCCATCACCTCGAAACTCTCGTCCTGCTGGCGGCGGAAATCCGCGGTATGGAGTTTCAGGCCCTGAATCAGGCCCTCGCTCACC includes:
- a CDS encoding Y-family DNA polymerase; protein product: MQRVFALVDCNSFYASCEAVFEPGLAGKPVVVLSNNDGCVVARNAEAKRLEIGIGGAAFEIGELIRRHDIRVYSSNYPLYGDMSRRVMKTLGELTPALEVYSIDEAFCDLSGTGADLSGYGRKIRETVERWTGITVSVGIAPSKTLAKLANRQAKAADGVALLMDRQQIEAALAETGIGEIWGIGRRHLRSSLRRGIRNALQFRDTDSRIIDKWMGLVGLRLQEELRGVCCYPLEHSGAPRQGIGCSRTFRREIGDLATMREAVSSFISRVAEKLRSQRSAAMEMWIRIETNRFRERPYAGSRRVRFRQATNDTREMIRAGLDAMESIYHWNRRYKRAGVWLTKIIPEHSIQGDLFLDDDIKRRRRAMRALDEINTKYGIGTVSYLSSGLIKLSNWRTTFNCLSPARTTRWDQLLSVRC
- a CDS encoding amidohydrolase, with protein sequence MFRILYLALMLTVATPPPAAARQSPVSPAPDNAERELGDNGFSAGFGATNHSWSLDWFDSHLHLAWSHFPNVLRGQQIQEVMDHWFERVGVYHCGRAILLDPYPETMEWARDDPRVHLFWWMNWDEGGKLDEVRRRVSEGLIQGLKLHTADFRRQQDESFEVMGSPEWREIYAWCQANGLPILLHLNEHWGDQHYAYGRGAKEFWARASYSNGELLNYFLTELAAEYPDLKWTLAHMNFMGVDSLSAIMDRHPNIYVETSIGMFLREYDHLTPEEIAPYREFCIKYADRVMFGTDGFAYQPLESRFPGHVRNWWLPHHIFITQLGLPRETLDKITHGTCEAMLGKYLKQPDTGGR